The nucleotide sequence GATCAGCACATTGCTGACGCTGCCGGGGGAGGTGCGTTTCGACGAAGACCGTACCTCGCATATCGTCCCGCGCGCGGCCGGTGTGGTGGAATCCGTGAAGGTCAATCTTGGCCAGGCGGTGAAGAAGGGCGAGCTGCTCGCGGTGATCGCCAGCCAGCAGATTTCCGACCAGCGCAGTGAGCTGGCGGCCAGCGAGCGTCGGGTTGAACTGGCGCGTATTACCTTCCAGCGTGAACGCCAGTTGTGGCAGGACAAGATCTCCGCCGAGCAGGATTACCTGCTGGCGCGCCAAACCCTGCAAGAAGCTGAAATCGCCTTGAACAATGCCCGCCAAAAGATGACCGCGCTCAGCGGCAACACCGTGCTGGCCGGCGGCAATCGTTACGAACTGCGTGCGCCGTTCACAGGCGTGGTGGTGGAAAAGCACCTCGGTGTCGGCGAGGTGGTGAGCGAGACCAGTAACGCCTTCACGCTGTCTGACCTGTCCCAGGTGTGGGTCACCTTCGGCGTATTTCCCAAGGATTTGAACAAGGTCCGGCTCGGCAAACCGGTGAAAGTCAGCTCCACGGAAATGGGCACCGATGTGCAGGGCAGCGTGGCCTATGTCGGCAATTTGCTCGGCGAGCAAACACGCACCGCCACCGTGCGTGTGACGGTGCCCAACCCCGACGACGCCTGGCGCCCAGGACTGTTCGTCACCGTGCAACTGGCCACGGACACCTACCAGGCCAAGGTCACCGTGCCGCAAACGGCGATCCAGACCGTCGAGGAAAAACCCTCGGTCTTCGTACGCACGCCTGACGGTTTTATCACCCGCCATCTTGAGCTTGGCGCCAGTGAAAACGGCTACGTCGAAGTGCGCCAGGGCCTGGAGGCCGGTGCTCAGGTGGCCACCACCGGCAGCTTCATCCTCAAGTCCGAATTGGGCAAGGGCTCGGCCGAGCACGCCCATTGATCCTGCGAGTGATTTCCCATGTTTGAGCGCCTTATCCAATTCGCCATCGAGCAGCGCATCATCGTGCTGCTGGCGGTGCTGTTGATGGCCGGTGTCGGCATTGCCAGCTATCAGAAACTGCCCATCGACGCGGTGCCCGACATCACCAATGTACAGGTGCAGATCAACTCGGCGGCGGCCGGTTTTTCGCCGCTTGAGACCGAGCAGCGCATTACCTATCCCATCGAAACCGCGATGGCCGGCTTGCCGGGGCTGCAGCAGACCCGTTCGCTGTCACGCTCCGGCTTGTCCCAGGTGACGGTGATCTTCAAGGACGGCACCGACCTGTTCTTCGCCCGCCAGTTGGTCAACGAGCGCCTGCAAGTGGCCCGCGAGCAATTGCCTGTGGGGATTGAAACCGCGATGGGGCCGATTTCCACCGGCCTCGGGGAAATTTTCCTGTGGACCGTGGAGGCCGAGGAGGGCGCACGCAAGGACGACGGCACGCCCTACACGCCGACCGACCTGCGGGTGATCCAGGACTGGATCATCAAGCCGCAACTGCGCAACGTGCCCGGTGTGGCCGAGATCAACACCATCGGCGGCTTCGCCAAGGAATACCAGATCGCCCCCGACCCCAAGCGCCTGGCGGCCTATAACCTGACCTTGAACGATCTGGTCACGGCGCTGGAGCGTAACAACGCCAACGTCGGTGCCGGCTACATCGAGCGCAGCGGCGAGCAATTGTTGATCCGCGCGCCGGGGCAGGTGGCGTCCATCGACGACATCGCCAATATCGTCATCACCACGTCCGACGGCACGCCGATCCGTGTGCGCAATGTCGCCCAGGTCGAGATCGGCCGTGAGCTGCGTACCGGCGCCGCCACGGAAAACGGCCGTGAAGTGGTGCTGGGCACGGTGTTTATGTTGATCGGAGAAAACAGCCGCACGGTGTCCCAGGCGGTGGCTTCCAGGCTCGAACAAATCA is from Pseudomonas marginalis and encodes:
- a CDS encoding efflux RND transporter periplasmic adaptor subunit; protein product: MNKRHRVALAVALGLMLSGVANAEEEEGMLELTEQQIQAAGIELAEAQPRSISTLLTLPGEVRFDEDRTSHIVPRAAGVVESVKVNLGQAVKKGELLAVIASQQISDQRSELAASERRVELARITFQRERQLWQDKISAEQDYLLARQTLQEAEIALNNARQKMTALSGNTVLAGGNRYELRAPFTGVVVEKHLGVGEVVSETSNAFTLSDLSQVWVTFGVFPKDLNKVRLGKPVKVSSTEMGTDVQGSVAYVGNLLGEQTRTATVRVTVPNPDDAWRPGLFVTVQLATDTYQAKVTVPQTAIQTVEEKPSVFVRTPDGFITRHLELGASENGYVEVRQGLEAGAQVATTGSFILKSELGKGSAEHAH